tTTGTCTTTAGATTATTTTCTTGAGGCGCTGTGAAGGGGTGGCCGAtacaatgtaaaagaaaatggtAATTTTTGTCATGATGTGTCCAAGTGTGCTTGTATGACAAAGAAGCCAATGCTTGTTAAACAACCATTCAGTATTTTGTTACATCTccaagtaataaaaataaaatgctttcagTTTTAAGAAACATTATTCAGATATTTTGTTTGGATGcagtgtttttttcccccacttgTCAAATAAAAAGTATTCAAAAGACTCAAAGGATTTATTCACaagtcttttctttctttatttgcaaagtacaaaaacaagcaaatacAAAGCCAGAAAGGTAGAAAGTGTGAGGAAAGGAAACAAATGAATGCTTCAAAGTAAAAGCTTGTTGAACCTCATATACAAAGATGGGGGTGTTGCCATCCAGGTGAGAcgtgtaaaataatttttattatgtcAGATTATTCCAAAACCACAGTAAGTCATCAGCAATAATATAGCAGTAGCAACATTTCTGTTCAGTTCAGTCAAGACAATTGTTTAACAAGTATGTGCCTAATCTATCACCCAGAATGGACTGAGCAAGTTTCAAACACTTatttcatgaaaaataaatggctCCCTCTTGTGGCGAAACGGTTTATGAACGTCAAATCTAGACGTGTTTATCACACATTTCGTATAAACCTATTCCACCCGGAGTGTTCACCAAGACATTGTGCAACAATGCCACCCTAAGTAGAGAACACTTTGATAATGTATTTTACAGAATCAAAAGAGAGACAGTAAGGTGCTTCTGGCAGGAACTGGGCTCAGAGCATCATATATCAAATGTGAATGAAATGACATCCTGACATCTGATGAGAGCTTCTTTTTGCACCCCGATGGGAGTGTGCAGGTCAGACACCTGAAAGTTCAGGACGTCAATATCCGACGCCCCAAATGTAGCCTCAACGTTCACCTTCTCATGCATCTGAAACTGAACTTTCTTGTTGGTCATCGCAAGCAGACAACGTAGGAACCGCTCTCTCAGCACAGAGCGTGCATGCTGCTCTTCCTGCAGCTGCACAGGGTCCGACTCCGCTGCAGCCGAAGTGGGGATGGACGTGCGGCATAGAGCAATGAAACGAGGAGAATTGGGGTCGAACCCGCGGCTGTTTGGGTCAGGACCTTTTGGTAGGCGGAGCACAGGCACTGGTGTGGCCATGAGGAGATTCTGTAAATAACAGAGTAAAAAAccccaaataattattaaaatattaaagcagaaaaaaaactgcatgtGTTTATTTCTATTCATCTGGATGATGATGGCTtacagctgataaaaaaaaactaaaaactatttttgaatGTTACCAGGTAAAAGattatttattgctttataCGTTATTTGTGCCGTTTAAAAATGGACCAAATCAGCCAGTTTTAGGTTTTAGACTTATGGAATGGATTTGTGTGATGTCTATAATGAGTATTATGAATCATGCTGATTGCTTGATTTTGCAGTATAAATAATGGTTCCAGTGCacatgatcacctgcactgttgtattgctcttgcatcttatactgctctacatttactctcactcacttaaaactgtgcacatatatttatattatattgtagatatgtttatactgtttaatttgtattgtattgcaccgactacgccaaaacaaattccttgtatgtccaaaaacgtacttggcaataaagcttttctgattctgagaaTTATTAACCCATGCCTCCACACAGTAATGTAAATATGGAAAAACAAGTGAACAATAGAGAATGAAGAGTGACTTGTAGTCCAGAACATGTTTAGCTGTACTCTGTATGGCAAAACATctggacattttgttttgtatgtatTTGATAACATGTTTCCTATTAGTTTTTTCTACTACTTGGGTATTTCTTCTACACCTTCCCAATAGCAAGATATTAGTTTTACTTAAGTTCAATGATAATTAATATC
This genomic window from Girardinichthys multiradiatus isolate DD_20200921_A chromosome 18, DD_fGirMul_XY1, whole genome shotgun sequence contains:
- the gemin7 gene encoding gem-associated protein 7, with protein sequence MATPVPVLRLPKGPDPNSRGFDPNSPRFIALCRTSIPTSAAAESDPVQLQEEQHARSVLRERFLRCLLAMTNKKVQFQMHEKVNVEATFGASDIDVLNFQVSDLHTPIGVQKEALIRCQDVISFTFDI